In one Balneolales bacterium ANBcel1 genomic region, the following are encoded:
- a CDS encoding glycoside hydrolase family 2 TIM barrel-domain containing protein: protein MRTPLLLMLLCSAVILHAGCSQPEPGRHVLDFNDDWKFQLGDSDRAELPDYDDGDWRRLNLPHDWSIEGEFSPDHPAGVGGGALPGGVGWYRKTFTVDENRRGKPVFIEFDGVYQDSDVWINGEHLGNRPNGYISFRYELTPHLNYGEGENVVAVRVDNSLQPNSRWYSGSGIYRNVRLVQTEPVHVDYRGTWITTPEIAAAEALVAKETTVRNAGDAPGSVSVTTRILDADGRQAAYYSGEPFRVDAGATGVAMQDIRVPQPRLWSDTEPNLYTAVTEVYLEESLVDRYETTFGIREFRFDAEHGFFLNGEPVKIRGVCNHHDLGALGAAVNTRAIERQLEIMQGMGVNAIRTAHNPPAPELLELADRMGFIIQNEIFDAWAEGKAEYDYHLHFDEWHERDLRDFVLRDRNHPSVIMWSIGNEILEQWDSTGVEITRNLAGIVRELDDTRPITAGLNHPQPDNYMIRSGELDLIGYNYEHEEFENFPKTFPGEKFIASETTSALATRGEYDMPSDSIRRWPYDWRVAFTGGNPDHTVSAYDNVSTPWGSTHMESLRPIMEHDFLSGMFIWTGFDYLGEPTPYGWPSRSSYFGIVDLAGFPKDAYYLYKSVWTEEPVLHIFPHWNWEDGDIIDVWAYTNYDEVELFINDESQGLQRLVEGDMHLMWRVAWEPGTVRAVGRRYDQPGGSESGGPEIADATQPGGQASADENGNRPAPHERIVEIHTAGDPAQLRLTADRDRIVADGRDLSFVTVEVLDEKGRPVPWADDLIRFHVDGPGSVIAVDNGSPTSHEPFQADYRKAFNGKALAIVQSAGESGEIVLTAASGDLQSDRIVITAK, encoded by the coding sequence ATGCGCACTCCTCTGTTACTGATGCTTCTCTGCAGCGCCGTCATCCTGCATGCCGGCTGCTCCCAACCGGAACCCGGCCGTCATGTGCTGGATTTCAATGACGACTGGAAGTTTCAGTTGGGTGACTCCGACCGGGCCGAACTGCCTGATTATGATGACGGCGACTGGCGCAGGCTGAACCTGCCCCACGACTGGAGCATCGAGGGGGAGTTTAGTCCCGATCATCCGGCCGGGGTGGGCGGAGGCGCACTCCCGGGTGGCGTGGGCTGGTACCGCAAGACCTTTACCGTGGATGAGAACCGGCGCGGCAAACCCGTATTCATCGAGTTTGACGGGGTCTACCAGGACAGCGATGTCTGGATCAACGGAGAGCACCTGGGCAACCGGCCGAACGGCTACATCTCATTCCGGTATGAACTGACCCCCCATCTGAATTACGGGGAAGGGGAAAACGTCGTAGCGGTGCGGGTGGATAACTCCCTCCAGCCCAACAGCCGGTGGTACAGCGGATCGGGAATCTACCGAAATGTGCGGCTCGTGCAAACCGAACCTGTACACGTGGATTACCGGGGAACCTGGATCACCACACCGGAGATAGCCGCCGCTGAGGCGCTGGTTGCCAAGGAGACAACCGTCCGCAATGCGGGAGATGCCCCCGGGTCCGTGTCGGTCACAACACGGATTCTGGATGCGGATGGCCGCCAGGCGGCTTACTACTCCGGTGAACCATTTCGGGTGGATGCCGGTGCAACCGGAGTCGCCATGCAGGACATCCGTGTGCCGCAACCCAGGCTCTGGTCGGATACCGAGCCGAATTTATACACCGCCGTGACCGAAGTCTATCTGGAGGAATCGCTTGTGGACCGGTACGAGACAACCTTCGGAATCCGGGAGTTCCGCTTTGACGCCGAACACGGCTTTTTCCTGAACGGGGAGCCGGTGAAGATTCGCGGGGTCTGCAATCACCACGATCTTGGCGCACTGGGAGCGGCGGTCAATACCAGGGCCATCGAACGGCAACTGGAAATCATGCAGGGAATGGGTGTGAACGCCATCCGAACCGCACACAACCCGCCGGCACCGGAGCTGCTGGAGCTGGCCGATCGCATGGGCTTCATCATACAAAATGAAATATTCGATGCCTGGGCCGAAGGAAAGGCCGAGTACGACTATCACCTCCATTTTGATGAGTGGCACGAGCGAGACCTGCGCGATTTCGTGCTGCGTGACCGGAACCACCCCAGTGTCATCATGTGGAGCATCGGCAACGAAATTCTGGAACAGTGGGATTCGACCGGAGTGGAAATCACCCGCAATCTGGCCGGCATCGTCCGGGAGCTGGATGACACGCGGCCGATTACCGCCGGACTCAATCACCCGCAGCCTGACAACTATATGATCCGCTCCGGCGAACTGGACCTGATCGGGTACAACTACGAACACGAGGAGTTTGAAAACTTTCCGAAAACCTTTCCGGGCGAAAAGTTTATCGCATCCGAAACCACCTCGGCGCTGGCTACGCGCGGTGAATACGACATGCCTTCCGACAGCATCCGCCGATGGCCCTATGACTGGCGGGTGGCGTTTACCGGAGGGAATCCGGATCACACCGTATCCGCCTACGACAACGTGAGCACCCCCTGGGGATCCACCCATATGGAGTCGCTCCGGCCGATCATGGAGCACGACTTCTTGTCGGGGATGTTTATCTGGACCGGTTTCGATTATCTGGGTGAGCCGACGCCGTACGGGTGGCCGTCACGCAGCTCCTATTTCGGTATTGTGGATCTGGCCGGATTTCCGAAGGATGCCTACTACCTCTACAAGAGCGTCTGGACTGAAGAGCCGGTGCTGCACATTTTCCCGCATTGGAACTGGGAGGATGGCGATATTATTGATGTCTGGGCATATACAAACTATGATGAAGTTGAGCTGTTCATCAATGATGAGTCGCAGGGGCTGCAGCGGCTTGTGGAGGGGGATATGCACCTGATGTGGCGGGTTGCATGGGAGCCGGGTACGGTTCGTGCGGTAGGCCGGAGATACGATCAGCCAGGCGGATCTGAAAGCGGAGGGCCGGAAATAGCCGATGCAACGCAGCCAGGCGGACAAGCTTCCGCCGACGAAAACGGGAACCGTCCGGCGCCGCATGAGCGGATAGTGGAAATCCACACGGCCGGTGACCCGGCGCAACTGCGGCTGACAGCAGACAGGGACAGGATTGTAGCCGATGGACGGGATCTATCCTTCGTGACGGTGGAGGTGCTTGATGAAAAAGGCCGTCCGGTGCCGTGGGCCGATGATCTGATCCGGTTTCATGTCGACGGACCCGGTTCGGTTATTGCCGTGGATAACGGCAGCCCGACCAGCCACGAACCGTTTCAGGCTGATTACCGCAAGGCGTTCAACGGCAAGGCTCTGGCGATTGTGCAGTCGGCCGGCGAATCCGGGGAGATCGTTTTGACGGCTGCATCCGGCGACTTGCAGAGCGACCGGATCGTGATTACCGCCAAATGA
- a CDS encoding glycoside hydrolase family 31 protein codes for MPVQKTAFLLIPALLLMGIITTSTERAMSQSLPNVLNETVDISGDFKDFTNNYFLADRLVSFDPETGKGEVEWLRHHYGTAKAFNNMLTVLRRSEANEFPLGEYAVDPVYPFKIDFVSPRAVRLRMATGPQVATPEPSLMLVDGEAPSDNSWSYSAIEGGHRYSSEFGSVTIYEHPWKVEFHDAAGRLLTGTNHQVDNETTLNPVLPFSFVRRAHDYSRSVAAVFNLEPGERIYGGGESFTRLNKRGQKLNLWVNDSHGSQNKDMHKPIPFLMSNRGYGLFVHSSTPMTFDIGDSYHSTNNMMIADDELDLFVFMGSPKEILDGYTELTGKSPMPPLWSFGLWMSRITYFSEQEVREVADNLRRHRIPSDVIHLDTGWFETDWRNDFIFAESRFDDPAAMITDLDDMGFKTSIWQLPYFVPQNLLYQEIVEKGLHIKDGKGNVPFEDAILDFTNPDAIAWYEEKIADLLKMGVGAIKVDFGEAAPLWGVYHNGRTGLYEHNLYPLRYNKIVGDLTREISGEDIIWARSTWAGSQRYPVHWGGDAGNSSSAMEASLRGGLSFGLSGFSFWSHDIGGFPVETPEELYRRWTPFGMLSSHSRSHGHAPKEPWLFSDDFLNLYRSATEMRYRLMPYIYAQAKESSEKGLPMLRTLFIEYPEDPGSWLVEDQYLFGSDILVAPMMQDEAESRNVYLPPGAWIDYQTGSVYKGGWHHIEAGDLPVVMLVRDGAVIPHIGLAQHTRDLDWSDIELVVFSADGDTVEGRICLPEDNVLHPIQLNRTETDRFELAADPLEGRVQWQITTF; via the coding sequence ATGCCTGTACAAAAAACCGCTTTTCTGCTGATACCGGCACTTCTGCTCATGGGTATCATAACTACTTCAACCGAACGCGCAATGAGCCAGTCCCTGCCTAACGTCCTCAACGAAACCGTCGACATCTCCGGGGATTTCAAGGATTTCACCAACAACTATTTCCTGGCCGATCGACTGGTGAGTTTTGATCCGGAAACCGGGAAAGGTGAAGTGGAATGGCTGCGTCACCATTATGGTACCGCAAAGGCCTTCAACAACATGCTCACGGTTCTGCGCCGAAGCGAAGCCAATGAATTCCCGTTGGGAGAGTATGCGGTGGATCCGGTCTATCCATTCAAAATCGATTTCGTGTCACCGCGTGCGGTACGCCTGCGCATGGCTACCGGACCACAGGTCGCCACACCGGAACCATCTCTGATGCTGGTGGATGGCGAAGCGCCCTCAGATAACTCCTGGAGCTATTCGGCGATTGAGGGCGGACATCGCTACAGCAGCGAATTCGGCAGCGTAACTATCTACGAACACCCCTGGAAGGTGGAATTCCACGATGCCGCCGGCCGGCTGCTCACCGGAACCAATCATCAGGTGGACAATGAGACGACACTGAACCCGGTGCTCCCATTCTCTTTCGTGCGCCGCGCCCACGATTACTCGCGCAGCGTAGCGGCCGTTTTCAATCTGGAGCCCGGCGAACGTATCTACGGCGGTGGAGAGTCGTTCACGCGCCTGAACAAACGGGGACAAAAACTCAACCTTTGGGTCAATGACTCACACGGCAGCCAGAACAAGGATATGCACAAGCCGATTCCGTTTCTGATGAGCAACCGGGGCTACGGCCTGTTTGTCCACTCGTCCACTCCGATGACCTTCGACATCGGCGACTCCTACCACTCCACCAACAACATGATGATCGCCGACGATGAACTGGACCTGTTCGTCTTCATGGGATCGCCGAAGGAAATCCTGGACGGGTACACCGAGCTCACCGGCAAATCTCCGATGCCTCCGCTTTGGTCATTTGGCCTCTGGATGAGCCGGATCACCTATTTTTCCGAGCAGGAAGTCAGGGAAGTAGCCGACAACCTGCGCCGGCATCGCATCCCCAGTGATGTGATTCACCTGGATACAGGCTGGTTCGAGACCGACTGGCGCAACGACTTCATCTTTGCAGAATCCCGGTTTGATGATCCCGCGGCCATGATCACCGATCTGGATGACATGGGCTTCAAGACCTCCATCTGGCAGCTCCCCTATTTTGTGCCTCAAAACCTGCTCTATCAGGAGATCGTCGAAAAAGGGCTGCACATCAAGGACGGCAAGGGGAATGTGCCGTTTGAGGACGCCATCCTCGATTTCACCAATCCCGACGCGATTGCATGGTACGAGGAGAAAATTGCAGACCTGCTCAAGATGGGCGTTGGGGCTATCAAGGTGGATTTTGGGGAAGCGGCACCGCTGTGGGGTGTCTACCATAACGGCCGCACCGGTTTGTATGAGCACAATCTCTACCCGCTGCGGTACAACAAAATCGTGGGAGATCTCACGCGGGAGATTTCCGGGGAGGATATTATCTGGGCCCGCAGTACCTGGGCCGGGAGCCAGCGCTATCCGGTGCACTGGGGTGGCGACGCTGGAAACAGCAGCTCGGCGATGGAGGCCAGCTTGCGGGGCGGACTTTCGTTCGGTCTGAGCGGCTTCTCCTTCTGGAGTCATGATATCGGCGGATTCCCGGTGGAAACCCCGGAAGAGCTGTACCGCCGCTGGACGCCCTTTGGCATGCTCTCCTCACACAGCCGCTCCCACGGCCACGCGCCCAAAGAGCCCTGGCTGTTCAGTGACGATTTCCTGAACCTCTACCGTTCCGCTACCGAAATGCGATACCGCCTGATGCCCTATATCTACGCGCAGGCCAAAGAGAGTTCGGAAAAAGGGCTGCCCATGCTGCGGACCCTCTTCATCGAATATCCGGAGGATCCCGGTTCCTGGCTGGTTGAGGATCAGTACCTGTTCGGATCGGATATCCTGGTTGCGCCCATGATGCAGGACGAGGCCGAATCCCGCAACGTCTACCTGCCGCCCGGTGCCTGGATCGACTATCAGACAGGCAGCGTGTACAAGGGTGGATGGCATCATATAGAAGCGGGCGACCTGCCGGTGGTCATGCTGGTTCGCGACGGAGCCGTTATCCCGCACATCGGCCTGGCACAACACACCCGCGACCTCGATTGGTCCGATATCGAGCTGGTGGTGTTTTCTGCAGACGGTGACACCGTGGAAGGCCGCATCTGCCTGCCGGAGGATAATGTGCTGCACCCGATACAGCTGAACCGCACGGAAACGGATCGGTTCGAGCTGGCAGCCGATCCGCTGGAAGGCCGTGTCCAGTGGCAGATCACCACATTCTGA